The region GCTACCTCTCCTCCGGCAGCAGCGAGCTGGAAGTCGAGCGCCTGTTGCCTGACGAAATCGCCCGCATGGCGGAGAACAAGCGCAACGGGATTCCGAACACCACCACTGCCACCACCGCCGCTGCGCCCGCAGCCGAACCGGTCTCGGTCGGCAGCGTCGCGCCGCCCGGCCAGATCGTCCCGGTGGCGATGACGACGGCGCCACCGCCGGCCACCGCCGATGCCGCCGCACCGGCCGGTACGGCGCTGGCCGGCGGCTTCTATCTGCAATTCGGCGCCTACGCGCAGGAGGCCAACGCCGTCGCTGCGCGCGACAAGCTGATGCAAAGCCTCAACGGCGCCGTCGAAAAAATGGAAACCATCGTCGTCAACGGCCTGTATCGTTTGTATGCCGGCCCTTACGCCACTCGCCCGGCGGCCATGGATGCCGCCCAGATCGTGCGTCAGCGCAGTAGCGTGACGCCGTTCGTGGTCGAGCGCTGAGCCCGCTGATCCTTTCTACATCACACCTGCACAGGAACAGATACATGCATCCCTATTTATTGCTGGGCATCGCCATCGTGGCCGAAGTCATTGCCACCTCCGCCCTGCGCGCCGCCGAGGGCTTTGCGCGCCTGGTGCCGTCGATCGTGGTGGTCATCGGTTATGCAGTGGCGTTTCTGTGCCTGTCGCTGACGTTGAAATCGATCCCGGTCGGCATCGTGTATGCGATCTGGTCGGGGCTGGGGATCGTGCTGATTTCGGTGGTGGCGTATTTCCTGTACGGCCAGTCGCTGGATCTGCCGGCCATCATCGGCATGGGATTGATTCTGGTCGGCGTCGTCGTGCTCAACCTGTTTTCAAAATCGGCCGTGCACTGATAGCACTATATGGCATCGCCAGATCAACGCTTCAGCCCGCATCCTTGATCTGCAAAGCGCGCTCATAGAGCGCGTTTTTCTTTTGGCCGGTGATTTGCGCGGCCAGTCCCGCCG is a window of Herbaspirillum hiltneri N3 DNA encoding:
- a CDS encoding SMR family transporter, which gives rise to MHPYLLLGIAIVAEVIATSALRAAEGFARLVPSIVVVIGYAVAFLCLSLTLKSIPVGIVYAIWSGLGIVLISVVAYFLYGQSLDLPAIIGMGLILVGVVVLNLFSKSAVH